A single Pseudoalteromonas phenolica DNA region contains:
- a CDS encoding type IV pilin protein produces MMKSKLVYGFTLLEMLIVVAIAGILASVAYPQYTEYVIRAARSDAMVLLLDAANKQEQYYADNRTYTEDLTLLNVPVTSENGYFTISVNVPNTGTSFTITATAAAGAVAGDTACTTLTITDIGVKGSTGTSSADDCWER; encoded by the coding sequence ATGATGAAAAGTAAATTGGTATATGGATTCACTCTGCTTGAAATGCTTATTGTGGTCGCAATTGCAGGTATCTTAGCGTCTGTTGCATACCCACAATATACTGAATATGTAATACGCGCCGCGCGTTCAGATGCCATGGTATTGTTATTAGATGCAGCGAATAAACAAGAGCAGTATTACGCTGATAATAGAACTTACACTGAAGACTTAACGCTTTTAAATGTACCCGTGACAAGTGAAAACGGTTATTTCACGATTTCTGTTAATGTGCCAAACACTGGCACTTCGTTCACGATAACTGCGACAGCTGCTGCAGGTGCAGTCGCAGGAGATACAGCATGTACAACGTTAACTATCACTGATATCGGTGTTAAAGGTTCAACTGGTACTAGCAGTGCAGATGATTGTTGGGAGCGTTAA
- a CDS encoding GspH/FimT family protein, with translation MAARNSTYFNRGLTLIELLITLSLIVILSLLAVPSFNSMLHKNRPEVALKQIKRQIVLSRSYAITHDKYISLCGLVQRKCHKDLWGESLTSFIDTNKNHVLDADEKILHVIERINIQDELSYPRHAITFKPDGSLKGLANGTFVYCAFDMKGKPTGLEMSISNAGRARMRDTQQCKERI, from the coding sequence TAACTTTAATTGAGTTACTAATCACACTTTCTTTAATCGTTATTCTTTCACTCTTAGCTGTTCCTTCTTTTAACAGTATGCTGCACAAAAATAGACCTGAAGTTGCCCTAAAACAAATAAAGCGCCAGATAGTTCTTTCGCGAAGTTATGCTATAACCCATGACAAATACATTAGTCTTTGTGGATTAGTTCAAAGAAAATGCCATAAGGATCTTTGGGGAGAGTCATTAACCAGCTTTATAGATACCAACAAAAACCATGTGCTTGATGCTGATGAAAAAATACTTCATGTTATTGAGCGAATTAATATACAAGACGAACTGTCTTACCCTAGACATGCTATTACATTCAAACCCGATGGCAGTTTAAAGGGATTAGCTAACGGTACATTTGTATATTGCGCATTTGATATGAAGGGTAAGCCAACTGGTCTTGAAATGAGTATTAGCAATGCAGGTCGAGCGAGAATGAGAGATACGCAACAATGCAAGGAGCGTATTTAA